A stretch of Noviherbaspirillum cavernae DNA encodes these proteins:
- a CDS encoding Na/Pi cotransporter family protein: MVTLLNLLSALALLVWGTHIVRTDILRVYGAQLRRILSTSITRRGYAFLAGVGVTSLVQSSNATAVIVCSFVAQGLVGLAPALAIMLGADVGTALMTGVLSFDLSWISPLLIFCGVMVYLSRRHTSIGRLGRAAIGLGLILLALELIAAATRPMTQAAGLKVLFSSLTGDVMLDAVVGAVFAMLTYSSLAAVLLAATLATSGVISLKVALCMVIGANLGSGILALISASRQNAAGRRVALGSMLFRLAGAAVALPLIQYAEIWIGYLSSDVRVGVVAFHVIYNTVRCSLLLALVGPMSRLCMQLLPASPRDSDVIQARYLDPAAVGTPSLALANAAREVLRIGDIIENMLASLMLVIRDNDLLQANNVRKLDDDVDRLYTEVKMFLARVSREEMNAEEVRRWTEIITLTINLEQAGDIIERIVTDVESKKIAPQRTFSSAGMTEVSELHARLLASLRLGLSVFLNGDLKNAQRLISEKEAFRDLERTYAKTHLIRLAGETQQSIETSSLHLDLISDMKRLHSLFCSTAYSVLDAAGMLHKSRINTEQEAVVLVANSVSDAAAGAFPP, translated from the coding sequence ATGGTCACGCTTCTTAATCTGCTCTCGGCGCTGGCCCTGCTGGTGTGGGGCACGCATATCGTGCGCACCGACATCCTGCGCGTGTACGGCGCGCAACTGCGGCGCATCCTGAGCACGAGCATTACGCGGCGCGGCTATGCCTTTCTGGCCGGCGTTGGCGTCACCAGCCTGGTACAGAGCAGCAATGCCACCGCCGTCATCGTGTGCTCCTTCGTCGCGCAAGGCCTGGTCGGGCTGGCACCGGCGCTGGCGATCATGCTGGGTGCCGATGTCGGCACGGCGCTGATGACCGGCGTTCTCAGCTTCGACTTGTCGTGGATATCGCCCTTGCTGATCTTCTGCGGCGTGATGGTCTACCTCTCGCGCCGGCATACCAGCATCGGCCGTCTCGGGCGTGCCGCGATCGGCCTCGGATTGATCCTTCTCGCGCTGGAACTGATTGCCGCGGCGACGCGTCCGATGACGCAGGCCGCCGGCCTCAAGGTACTGTTTTCCTCGCTGACCGGCGACGTCATGCTGGACGCTGTGGTCGGCGCGGTATTCGCCATGCTGACCTACTCCAGCCTGGCTGCGGTGCTGCTGGCGGCGACGCTGGCCACATCCGGCGTCATTTCGCTGAAGGTGGCGCTGTGCATGGTGATCGGCGCGAACCTCGGCAGCGGCATCCTGGCATTGATCAGCGCAAGCCGGCAGAATGCCGCCGGCCGCCGCGTCGCGCTCGGCAGCATGCTGTTCCGCCTCGCCGGCGCGGCCGTCGCGCTGCCACTGATTCAGTATGCGGAAATCTGGATCGGCTACCTCAGCAGCGATGTGCGCGTCGGCGTCGTCGCTTTCCACGTGATCTACAACACGGTGCGCTGCAGCCTGCTGCTGGCGCTGGTCGGACCGATGTCCAGATTGTGCATGCAACTTCTGCCGGCATCGCCCAGGGACAGCGACGTGATTCAAGCCCGCTATCTGGACCCGGCCGCCGTTGGCACGCCGTCGCTGGCGCTTGCCAACGCCGCGCGTGAAGTCCTGCGCATCGGCGACATCATCGAGAACATGCTGGCCAGCCTGATGCTCGTCATCCGCGACAATGATCTGCTTCAGGCCAACAATGTGCGCAAGCTCGATGACGATGTCGACCGGCTCTATACGGAAGTCAAAATGTTTCTCGCCCGCGTATCGCGCGAAGAAATGAATGCCGAAGAAGTGCGGCGCTGGACCGAGATCATCACGCTGACGATCAACCTCGAGCAGGCAGGCGACATCATCGAGCGCATCGTCACCGACGTCGAAAGCAAGAAGATCGCGCCGCAACGAACGTTCTCCAGCGCCGGCATGACCGAAGTGAGCGAGTTGCATGCGCGCCTGCTGGCAAGCCTTCGCCTCGGCCTGTCGGTCTTCCTGAACGGCGACCTGAAAAATGCCCAGCGCCTGATATCCGAAAAAGAAGCATTCCGCGATCTGGAACGCACCTACGCCAAGACCCACCTGATCAGACTCGCCGGCGAAACGCAGCAAAGCATCGAAACCAGCTCACTGCACCTGGACCTGATCAGCGACATGAAGCGCCTGCATTCCCTGTTCTGCTCGACCGCCTACTCCGTACTGGACGCGGCGGGCATGCTGCACAAGAGCAGAATCAATACCGAGCAGGAAGCGGTCGTGCTGGTTGCGAATAGTGTCAGCGATGCGGCAGCAGGGGCTTTCCCGCCCTAA
- a CDS encoding VOC family protein, giving the protein MKFGYTIIYVPDVAASLAFFERAFGFSCRFLHESGTYGELETGETTLAFAVHQLGEMNFPSGHVAAHESPQPLGMEVAFVTPEVEKAHEKALSAGATELSSPTAKPWGQVVSYVRCPDGTLVELCTPVGT; this is encoded by the coding sequence ATGAAATTCGGCTACACCATCATTTACGTCCCCGATGTCGCGGCATCTCTCGCATTTTTCGAGCGCGCGTTTGGCTTCTCCTGCCGCTTCCTTCATGAATCCGGAACGTACGGCGAGCTGGAAACCGGCGAAACCACGCTCGCCTTTGCAGTGCACCAGCTTGGAGAAATGAACTTCCCGTCCGGTCATGTGGCCGCGCACGAATCGCCGCAACCGCTCGGAATGGAGGTGGCGTTCGTCACACCCGAAGTCGAAAAAGCGCATGAGAAAGCGCTCTCCGCCGGTGCAACGGAACTGTCGTCACCGACAGCCAAGCCATGGGGTCAGGTTGTCTCCTATGTGCGTTGTCCGGATGGAACGCTTGTCGAACTTTGCACGCCGGTCGGTACTTAG
- the fcl gene encoding GDP-L-fucose synthase — protein sequence MIRELDASIFVAGDRGMVGSAIVRRLKNLGYRNIVTASRGELDLTRQAEVEAFFESRVIDQVYLAAAKVGGIHANNTYPAEFIHANLMIEANVMHSAHVSGVQKLMFLGSSCIYPKYAAQPMVEEALLTGTLEATNEPYAIAKIAGIKLCESYNRQYGRDYRSVMPTNLYGQGDNFHPENSHVIPALLRRFHEAVEQGAPEVVIWGSGTPMREFLHVNDMAAASVHVMELDHATYAASTRPMLSHINVGTGIDCTIRELAESIARTTGFTGRLTFDSSKPDGTARKLMDVSRLKSLGWQASIGLDDGLRDTYRWFLDNEGRVRD from the coding sequence GTGATTCGTGAACTTGATGCAAGCATCTTCGTGGCCGGCGACCGTGGCATGGTGGGTTCGGCCATCGTCCGGCGCCTGAAGAATCTCGGGTACCGGAACATCGTAACCGCCAGTCGCGGCGAGCTCGATCTGACGCGCCAGGCGGAAGTCGAGGCGTTCTTCGAGAGCCGGGTGATCGACCAGGTGTATCTCGCGGCTGCGAAGGTGGGCGGCATTCACGCCAACAATACCTATCCGGCGGAATTCATCCACGCCAATCTGATGATCGAAGCCAATGTGATGCATTCGGCGCACGTCTCCGGCGTGCAGAAACTGATGTTTCTCGGCTCGTCCTGCATCTATCCCAAATACGCGGCGCAGCCGATGGTCGAGGAGGCCCTGCTTACCGGCACGCTGGAAGCCACCAACGAGCCGTATGCCATCGCCAAGATCGCCGGCATCAAGCTGTGCGAAAGCTACAACCGGCAGTACGGGCGCGATTATCGCAGCGTCATGCCGACCAACCTGTACGGGCAGGGTGACAACTTCCATCCGGAGAACAGCCATGTCATCCCCGCCTTGCTGCGCCGCTTTCACGAAGCCGTCGAGCAGGGCGCGCCAGAGGTCGTGATCTGGGGCAGCGGCACGCCCATGCGCGAATTCCTGCACGTCAATGACATGGCCGCAGCCAGCGTGCACGTGATGGAACTCGATCATGCCACCTATGCCGCCAGCACGCGGCCAATGCTGTCCCATATCAACGTCGGCACAGGCATCGACTGCACGATCCGCGAACTGGCAGAAAGCATCGCGCGTACCACGGGATTCACAGGACGCCTGACATTCGACAGCAGCAAGCCCGACGGCACGGCGCGCAAATTGATGGATGTGTCGCGTCTGAAATCGCTCGGCTGGCAGGCCTCGATCGGACTGGACGACGGCTTGCGCGACACGTACCGCTGGTTTCTCGACAACGAGGGCAGGGTGCGAGACTGA
- the denD gene encoding D-erythronate dehydrogenase: MQVLITGGAGLLGARLARELLKRGTLTNAQGEQTPITRITLLDVVPARGFDDPRIQIVTGDIADEKVIDSVLTPQTQSIFHLAAIVSGQAEADFELGMRINFDATRLILERARKNGNCPRVVFTSSVAVFGGDLPAVVPDAQVLTPQSSYGAQKVMGELLVNDYSRKGFIDGRALRMPTVCVRPGAPNKAASSFASGIIREPLNGAEAICPVAPETPMWLLSPRHAIESLIHGHDIDGSLFGSSRALSLPGLATTVSEMVAALERVVGAEVVKRIRWQPDPAIIRIVNTWPGNFATVRGDALGFQRDASFDDIVRGYIEDESIRVV; the protein is encoded by the coding sequence ATGCAGGTACTGATCACAGGCGGCGCGGGATTGCTGGGTGCGCGATTGGCGCGGGAACTGCTCAAGCGCGGCACATTGACCAACGCGCAGGGCGAACAGACACCGATCACGCGCATCACATTGCTCGATGTCGTGCCGGCCAGGGGCTTCGACGATCCGCGCATTCAGATCGTGACTGGCGACATCGCCGATGAAAAGGTGATCGACAGCGTGCTGACGCCGCAGACGCAATCCATCTTTCATCTGGCGGCCATCGTCAGCGGCCAGGCCGAGGCGGACTTCGAACTCGGCATGCGCATCAACTTCGATGCGACGCGCCTGATTCTCGAACGGGCGCGCAAGAACGGCAATTGCCCGCGCGTTGTCTTCACCAGTTCGGTCGCGGTGTTCGGCGGCGACCTGCCGGCCGTCGTGCCGGATGCGCAAGTGCTGACGCCGCAGAGTTCCTACGGTGCGCAAAAGGTGATGGGCGAACTGCTGGTCAACGATTACAGCCGCAAGGGCTTCATCGACGGCCGTGCGCTGCGCATGCCGACGGTGTGCGTGCGTCCCGGCGCGCCGAACAAGGCCGCGTCCAGCTTCGCCAGTGGCATCATCCGCGAACCGCTCAACGGTGCCGAAGCGATCTGCCCGGTCGCTCCAGAAACCCCGATGTGGCTGCTGTCGCCGCGCCACGCGATCGAGAGCCTGATTCATGGTCACGACATCGACGGCAGTCTGTTCGGCAGCAGTCGCGCGCTGAGTCTGCCGGGTCTTGCCACCACGGTCAGCGAGATGGTGGCCGCGCTGGAACGCGTCGTCGGCGCGGAAGTCGTCAAGCGCATCCGCTGGCAGCCGGATCCGGCCATCATCCGCATCGTCAATACCTGGCCCGGCAACTTCGCCACCGTGCGCGGCGACGCGCTGGGCTTCCAGCGCGATGCCAGCTTCGACGACATCGTGCGCGGTTACATCGAGGACGAGTCGATACGCGTGGTGTGA
- a CDS encoding FadR/GntR family transcriptional regulator, with translation MANAPQFRVTPLNASATMPERVTQALLELIRSGEYPAKSRLPSEAQMAERFGVSRTVIREAVSRLKSEGLVESRQGSGVFVREVSLDTPFRIDPMVVESVQAVLQVAELRRSLEAEIAALAAERCTKKQIAEIRAALKAIDADVAAGKDGVDADMEFHRSIARATGNPHFVALWDFVGQFLKGAMAITRSLEAQQEATRRQVIDEHKAIYEAIASKDPEAARTAARQHMEMASQRIQTMEPKTNGGSKPRRRTSKPRQT, from the coding sequence ATGGCGAATGCCCCTCAATTCCGAGTCACGCCCCTGAACGCTTCGGCCACCATGCCGGAACGGGTGACGCAGGCATTGCTGGAACTGATCCGCAGCGGCGAATACCCGGCGAAGTCACGCTTGCCGTCGGAAGCGCAGATGGCCGAGCGCTTCGGTGTCAGCCGCACCGTGATCCGCGAAGCGGTATCACGCCTGAAGTCCGAAGGGCTGGTCGAGTCGCGCCAGGGCAGCGGCGTGTTCGTGCGCGAGGTCAGCCTGGATACGCCGTTCCGCATCGATCCGATGGTGGTCGAGTCGGTACAGGCGGTATTGCAGGTCGCCGAACTGCGGCGCAGCCTGGAAGCGGAGATTGCCGCACTGGCCGCCGAACGCTGCACGAAAAAGCAGATTGCGGAAATCCGCGCCGCGCTCAAGGCCATCGATGCCGATGTTGCCGCCGGCAAGGATGGCGTCGATGCGGACATGGAATTTCATCGCAGCATCGCGCGCGCAACCGGCAATCCGCATTTCGTCGCGCTGTGGGATTTCGTCGGCCAGTTCCTGAAAGGCGCGATGGCGATCACCCGTTCTCTCGAAGCGCAACAGGAAGCGACGCGCCGCCAGGTGATCGACGAGCACAAGGCGATTTACGAGGCGATCGCGAGCAAGGACCCGGAGGCCGCCCGCACAGCGGCGCGGCAGCACATGGAAATGGCATCGCAACGCATCCAGACCATGGAGCCGAAGACCAACGGCGGCAGCAAGCCGCGACGGCGCACAAGCAAGCCTCGGCAGACATGA
- the otnK gene encoding 3-oxo-tetronate kinase — MTLLLGCIADDFTGATDLAGMLVRAGMRTVQMIGVPTTPLPRDVDAVVIALKSRTTPPREAVEESLAALQWLRDAGCRQFYFKYCSTFDSTDVGNIGPVTDALMTALDTRFTIACPAFPENKRTIFKGHLFVGDQLLSDSGMRHHPLTPMTDSNLVRVLQRQTARKVGLIGHEAIGGGKEAIEKRIRQLQDEGVEIAIVDAISNDDLMQIGAACADLPLLTAGSGIALGLPQNFRAWGLLDTQSAADALTYPAGLRAVISGSCSVATQAQVAHFINAGRPAFAVDPLRLAAGEDVVAEALEWATPLLADGPPLIYATASPARVKAAQESIGIERAGALVEEALSAITQGLVERGVRQLVVAGGETSGAVVQALNVTGLHIGPQIDPGVPWTTSIGERPLALALKSGNFGTTDFFTKAWSMLR; from the coding sequence ATGACTCTCTTACTTGGCTGCATTGCCGACGACTTCACCGGCGCGACGGATCTGGCGGGCATGCTGGTGCGCGCCGGCATGCGCACCGTGCAGATGATCGGCGTGCCAACGACGCCGCTGCCGCGCGACGTCGATGCCGTGGTGATCGCGCTGAAGTCGCGCACCACGCCGCCGCGCGAGGCGGTCGAGGAATCGCTGGCCGCGTTGCAGTGGCTGCGCGATGCCGGCTGCCGGCAGTTCTATTTCAAGTACTGCTCGACCTTCGATTCCACCGATGTCGGCAACATCGGGCCCGTGACCGACGCGCTGATGACGGCGCTCGATACGCGCTTCACCATCGCCTGCCCCGCCTTCCCGGAAAACAAGCGCACGATATTCAAGGGCCATCTGTTCGTCGGCGATCAGTTGTTGAGCGACAGCGGCATGCGCCACCATCCACTGACGCCGATGACCGACTCCAACCTGGTCCGCGTGCTGCAACGACAGACGGCGCGCAAGGTCGGCCTGATCGGTCATGAGGCAATCGGCGGCGGCAAGGAAGCCATCGAGAAACGCATCCGCCAATTGCAGGATGAGGGTGTGGAAATCGCCATCGTCGATGCAATCTCGAACGATGACCTGATGCAGATCGGCGCCGCCTGTGCGGACCTGCCGCTGCTCACGGCAGGCTCCGGCATCGCGCTCGGATTGCCGCAGAATTTCCGCGCATGGGGCTTGCTCGACACGCAGTCGGCTGCCGACGCGCTGACGTATCCGGCCGGGCTGCGCGCCGTGATATCCGGCAGCTGCTCGGTGGCGACGCAGGCGCAGGTTGCGCACTTCATCAATGCGGGACGGCCTGCGTTTGCGGTCGATCCGCTGCGGCTGGCGGCTGGCGAGGACGTTGTCGCGGAAGCACTCGAATGGGCGACGCCCTTGCTGGCGGACGGCCCGCCATTGATCTATGCGACGGCCAGCCCGGCCCGCGTGAAGGCGGCGCAGGAAAGCATCGGCATCGAGCGTGCCGGCGCGCTGGTGGAGGAAGCCTTGTCCGCGATCACGCAAGGCCTGGTCGAACGCGGCGTGCGACAACTGGTCGTGGCAGGCGGCGAGACCTCCGGCGCGGTGGTGCAGGCGCTGAACGTGACGGGCCTGCACATCGGTCCGCAGATCGACCCCGGCGTGCCGTGGACGACCAGCATCGGCGAGCGGCCGCTGGCGCTGGCGCTCAAGTCGGGTAATTTCGGCACGACGGATTTCTTTACCAAGGCATGGAGCATGTTGCGATGA
- the otnC gene encoding 3-oxo-tetronate 4-phosphate decarboxylase, protein MNESALREHICSCGKSLYDRGLATGSSGNISVRLDDGWLLTPTNACLGHLDPARLSKLDWQGNLISGDPASKEAFLHRAMYEERGSAGAIVHLHSTHSAAVSCMSGLDACDCIPPLTAYFVMKIGKLPLVPYHRPGDPQLGDAIRGLAGKHSAVLLANHGPVVSGKTLEAAMYASEELEETAKLFLMLRGHNPRALNEEQIAELRRVFQLD, encoded by the coding sequence ATGAACGAATCGGCATTGCGTGAACACATCTGCAGCTGCGGCAAGTCGCTGTACGACCGCGGACTTGCCACCGGCAGCAGCGGCAACATCAGCGTGCGGCTGGACGACGGCTGGCTGCTGACGCCGACCAACGCCTGCCTCGGCCATCTCGATCCGGCCCGCCTGTCCAAGCTCGACTGGCAGGGCAATCTGATCTCCGGCGATCCGGCCTCGAAGGAAGCCTTCCTGCACCGCGCGATGTACGAGGAGCGCGGCAGCGCCGGCGCGATCGTGCATCTGCATTCGACCCACTCTGCCGCCGTGTCCTGCATGTCGGGGCTCGATGCCTGCGACTGCATTCCGCCGCTGACCGCCTACTTCGTGATGAAGATCGGCAAGCTGCCGCTGGTGCCGTATCACCGTCCAGGCGACCCGCAGCTCGGCGATGCGATTCGCGGCCTGGCTGGCAAGCACAGCGCGGTGCTGCTCGCCAACCACGGTCCCGTCGTCTCGGGCAAGACGCTGGAAGCAGCCATGTATGCGAGCGAAGAACTGGAGGAGACCGCCAAGCTGTTTCTGATGCTGCGCGGCCACAATCCGCGCGCGCTGAACGAAGAGCAGATCGCGGAACTCAGGCGCGTGTTCCAGCTCGATTAA
- the otnI gene encoding 2-oxo-tetronate isomerase, which translates to MPKFAANLTMMFNEVPFLQRFPAAAQAGFTAVEFLFPYEHGADEIAAQLKANKLENVLFNMPPGDWTAGERGITSLPGREAEFRAGVAKAIAYAKALGTPRLHAMAGLLPEGADAAVHRKVFIDNLRYACAEAAQHGITILIEPINTRDIPRYFLNTQADAHAIREEVGADNLKVQMDFYHVQIVEGDIAMKLRRYLPHVGHIQIAGVPERHEPDTGEINYAYLFRLLDELGYDGWLGCEYRPAKGTVEGLGWMKALCP; encoded by the coding sequence ATGCCCAAGTTCGCCGCCAATCTCACCATGATGTTCAACGAAGTGCCGTTCCTGCAGCGCTTCCCTGCTGCCGCGCAGGCCGGCTTCACGGCGGTCGAATTCCTGTTCCCCTACGAGCACGGCGCCGATGAAATTGCCGCGCAACTCAAGGCCAACAAGCTGGAGAATGTGCTGTTCAACATGCCACCCGGCGACTGGACGGCGGGCGAGCGCGGCATCACCTCACTGCCGGGACGCGAAGCGGAATTCCGCGCAGGTGTGGCGAAGGCGATTGCGTATGCAAAGGCATTGGGCACGCCGCGCCTGCACGCGATGGCCGGCTTGCTTCCCGAAGGCGCGGACGCAGCGGTGCATCGCAAGGTATTTATCGACAATCTTCGCTACGCGTGCGCGGAAGCGGCACAGCACGGCATCACGATCCTGATCGAACCGATCAACACGCGCGACATCCCGCGCTACTTCCTGAACACCCAGGCCGATGCGCACGCGATCCGCGAGGAAGTCGGTGCGGACAATCTGAAGGTGCAGATGGATTTCTATCATGTGCAGATCGTCGAGGGCGACATCGCGATGAAGCTGCGGCGCTATCTGCCGCATGTCGGCCACATCCAGATCGCCGGCGTGCCGGAGCGCCATGAGCCGGATACCGGCGAGATCAACTACGCTTATCTGTTCCGACTGCTCGACGAGCTCGGCTACGACGGCTGGCTCGGATGCGAGTACCGTCCGGCGAAAGGCACGGTCGAAGGACTCGGATGGATGAAGGCGCTGTGCCCTTGA